A region of Bradyrhizobium sp. SZCCHNS1050 DNA encodes the following proteins:
- a CDS encoding helix-turn-helix transcriptional regulator — translation MNWSDPKAARGVLGENVRRLRKAKRFSQERLAELTELDQPHISEIEAGLINLTLDNVQALAVALGVEPSDLLKPPS, via the coding sequence ATGAACTGGTCGGACCCAAAGGCGGCGCGCGGCGTTCTCGGGGAGAATGTTAGGCGGCTTCGCAAAGCAAAACGGTTTAGCCAAGAACGCTTGGCCGAGCTGACCGAGCTCGACCAGCCGCACATCAGCGAAATTGAGGCAGGGCTGATTAATCTCACCCTCGATAACGTCCAGGCGCTGGCCGTAGCGCTGGGCGTTGAGCCCTCCGATCTGCTGAAGCCGCCTTCCTAA